A window of the Syntrophothermus lipocalidus DSM 12680 genome harbors these coding sequences:
- a CDS encoding sulfide/dihydroorotate dehydrogenase-like FAD/NAD-binding protein gives MYAIVFREELAPKIKLFKIEAPEVARKARPGQFIILRIDEEGERIPLTIADYDTNVGTITIIFQEVGKTTELLGELREGDSILDFVGPLGCPSEIENFGTVVCVGGGVGVAPVYPIARALKEAGNRVISIIGARTRDMLIWENEMRQISSELHVATDDGTAGRKGFVTDVLTDVLAREKVHKVVAIGPVVMMHAVSRVTPKEIPVTVSLNPIMVDGTGMCGACRVEVGDATRFACVDGPEFDGHQVNWELVLQRSRMFVEEERLAMQSFHRKGGCKCQK, from the coding sequence ATGTACGCAATAGTGTTCAGGGAGGAACTGGCACCAAAGATCAAGCTATTTAAAATCGAGGCGCCGGAAGTCGCACGTAAGGCCCGGCCCGGCCAGTTCATTATACTACGGATTGACGAGGAAGGAGAAAGAATACCTCTTACCATTGCCGATTACGACACAAATGTCGGCACAATTACCATTATATTCCAGGAAGTTGGTAAGACTACCGAATTGCTGGGTGAACTTCGGGAAGGCGACAGCATCCTTGATTTCGTAGGCCCCTTAGGGTGTCCGTCGGAGATAGAAAACTTTGGCACGGTGGTATGCGTAGGGGGTGGAGTAGGAGTAGCACCGGTATACCCTATCGCCCGTGCCCTGAAAGAAGCCGGGAACCGGGTGATATCCATAATCGGTGCACGTACTCGGGACATGCTTATCTGGGAAAACGAGATGCGACAGATAAGTTCCGAACTGCACGTAGCCACAGATGATGGGACCGCTGGCCGTAAAGGATTTGTAACCGATGTACTCACCGACGTATTGGCCCGGGAAAAGGTGCACAAGGTGGTGGCTATCGGTCCGGTGGTCATGATGCACGCTGTATCTCGGGTTACTCCGAAAGAGATTCCGGTCACGGTAAGCCTTAACCCGATAATGGTAGACGGGACTGGTATGTGCGGGGCGTGCAGGGTTGAGGTAGGGGATGCTACCAGGTTCGCTTGCGTGGACGGACCCGAATTCGACGGCCACCAGGTGAATTGGGAATTGGTACTGCAGCGTTCAAGGATGTTTGTTGAAGAGGAACGATTAGCGATGCAGAGTTTTCACCGTAAAGGGGGATGCAAATGTCAGAAGTAA
- a CDS encoding acyl-CoA dehydrogenase family protein, which yields MISFELTDEQKEMQALARKFTRNEIIPVAAELDRKSEMPWDIIKKAFEIGLWNFNLPAKYGGLELDHVTEAILVEEIAYGCLGVSGAWDGNTLALTPILIAGTEEQQDRWLPQFGEAPVLAAFCLTEPNAGSDASSMNTFARKVGDEYILTGTKCFITHGGIANMYTVFAKTDRSVKGTKGISAFLVPGDAPGLSMGKVEDKMGDRASHIAEVIFDEVRVPARDLLGKEGEGFKIAMQTLDRTRMSIGAAAVGVARRAYEEALNYAKQRVQFGKPIASQQAIAFMLADMATEIEAARALVWKAAWEIDHGNPDPKLGAMAKLYAGDVAMKVAVDAVQVLGGYGYMKEYPVEKLMRDAKILQIYEGTQQIQRVVISGRILA from the coding sequence TTGATCAGCTTTGAACTTACTGACGAACAAAAAGAAATGCAGGCATTGGCCCGCAAGTTTACCAGGAATGAAATAATTCCGGTGGCGGCCGAATTAGACCGCAAGAGTGAAATGCCGTGGGACATCATAAAGAAGGCTTTCGAAATCGGTCTGTGGAATTTCAACCTCCCCGCCAAGTATGGCGGTCTAGAACTGGACCATGTAACCGAGGCAATCCTCGTAGAAGAAATTGCCTATGGATGTCTTGGAGTCAGTGGAGCCTGGGACGGTAACACCCTCGCGCTCACCCCTATCCTCATTGCTGGCACGGAGGAGCAACAGGACCGGTGGTTGCCGCAGTTTGGAGAGGCTCCGGTCTTAGCAGCGTTTTGCCTAACCGAGCCCAACGCTGGGTCTGACGCTTCGAGCATGAACACCTTCGCGAGAAAGGTGGGTGACGAGTACATTCTGACGGGTACTAAGTGCTTCATTACCCACGGGGGAATCGCCAACATGTACACTGTCTTCGCGAAAACTGACCGGTCTGTCAAAGGGACTAAGGGAATCAGCGCGTTCCTGGTGCCTGGAGATGCCCCGGGCCTTTCCATGGGTAAAGTGGAGGACAAGATGGGCGACCGGGCGTCCCACATTGCTGAGGTCATTTTTGATGAAGTGCGGGTACCTGCTAGAGACCTTCTCGGTAAAGAAGGAGAAGGATTTAAGATCGCTATGCAAACGCTGGACAGAACCAGGATGAGCATCGGTGCAGCGGCGGTCGGGGTTGCGCGAAGAGCATACGAAGAAGCACTGAACTACGCCAAGCAAAGGGTTCAATTTGGTAAGCCCATCGCCAGCCAGCAGGCTATCGCCTTCATGCTCGCGGATATGGCAACGGAAATCGAGGCCGCCCGTGCCTTGGTCTGGAAGGCGGCTTGGGAGATTGACCATGGCAACCCCGACCCGAAGCTCGGAGCTATGGCTAAGCTGTATGCGGGAGACGTAGCGATGAAGGTTGCGGTTGACGCAGTACAGGTTCTCGGTGGGTATGGATATATGAAAGAATACCCGGTGGAGAAGCTGATGCGAGACGCCAAGATCCTGCAGATCTACGAGGGGACCCAGCAGATACAAAGGGTAGTCATCTCAGGAAGAATACTTGCCTAG
- a CDS encoding CaiB/BaiF CoA transferase family protein: MAKTKILEGIKVVDFTRVYTGPFAGQILADMGAEIIKIEDTGPNTNERSWPPFAPGTEESTYFIGLNRGKKSIELNLKYEKAREIAFKFIAEADVVMENFAPGVADKLGIGYAACKAVKPDIIYTSTSAFGQYGPLSRLPGYDMLAQAMGGLMSITGYPDMPLRVGSSIGDVIAGLYCCIGILGALHYRSLTGEGQHIDIALVDCIFTCLENAVPAYTICGRVPQRMGSRHPDGGPYDVYVCKDGFVGVVASNEKLWGNMCQAMGRPELATDPKFNSNAARLENIEEMTAIINNWMANYTVDEVVKILRDARVAVAPILDVPQIVESENTKARNMLVEYEHATAGKVKVPGNPIKFGAYEAIAELPPPFKGQHTKELLLQLGYSEADVEQMLKDGVIGDGFITRKK; this comes from the coding sequence GTGGCCAAGACCAAGATCCTTGAAGGAATAAAGGTAGTTGACTTTACTAGGGTGTATACCGGTCCGTTTGCGGGACAGATTCTTGCAGACATGGGTGCCGAAATTATAAAGATCGAGGATACCGGCCCTAACACCAATGAGCGCAGCTGGCCGCCCTTCGCACCCGGGACGGAGGAAAGCACGTATTTCATCGGCCTTAATCGGGGGAAGAAGAGTATAGAGCTGAACTTGAAGTACGAAAAAGCTCGCGAGATAGCATTTAAATTCATTGCCGAGGCTGACGTGGTGATGGAGAATTTTGCTCCCGGGGTAGCAGACAAGCTGGGAATAGGTTATGCAGCATGCAAGGCCGTGAAGCCAGATATTATATACACGTCTACTTCAGCGTTTGGTCAATATGGTCCTCTAAGCAGGCTCCCCGGGTACGACATGTTAGCCCAGGCGATGGGTGGGTTGATGAGTATTACGGGATACCCTGACATGCCGCTGCGGGTGGGCTCGTCTATTGGCGATGTAATTGCAGGTCTATACTGCTGCATCGGAATCCTAGGAGCTCTTCACTACCGCAGTCTGACCGGGGAGGGGCAGCACATCGATATCGCTTTGGTAGACTGTATCTTTACTTGTCTGGAAAACGCCGTACCGGCCTATACCATATGTGGCCGGGTCCCGCAACGCATGGGGAGCCGACACCCGGATGGGGGACCCTATGACGTTTATGTTTGCAAAGACGGGTTTGTAGGAGTAGTAGCGTCCAATGAAAAGCTGTGGGGTAACATGTGCCAGGCTATGGGACGTCCGGAACTTGCTACCGACCCCAAATTTAACAGTAATGCCGCCCGACTGGAAAACATCGAGGAAATGACCGCTATTATCAATAACTGGATGGCTAATTATACCGTGGATGAAGTGGTGAAGATACTAAGGGACGCCAGGGTGGCGGTGGCGCCGATTCTGGACGTACCGCAAATTGTAGAAAGCGAAAATACTAAAGCCCGGAACATGCTAGTTGAGTATGAACATGCTACAGCTGGAAAAGTGAAAGTGCCTGGGAATCCTATTAAATTCGGAGCATACGAAGCAATAGCGGAGCTGCCTCCGCCATTTAAGGGGCAACACACGAAGGAGCTGCTTCTGCAATTAGGGTACAGCGAGGCGGACGTAGAGCAGATGCTGAAAGACGGTGTCATTGGTGACGGGTTCATTACCAGAAAGAAATGA
- a CDS encoding MFS transporter, producing MEGAYGQRYIPIPDEHAPLKAIQVVVWIFAWIALILDVMDWQLVSVSATAMMADLKIPAASLGLVLGFPLLGAGIGGLLSGWLSDKFGRVNVMFYCLLWYSIFTVCFAFANSLGMMLFLRLMVGIGLGAQWGVGNTLVAEIMPARLRIMCSAVIQTGFAFGPMLAAQLAKVVIPSYGWRPLFYFGAIGVVIAILAKIVIPEPEAWLKKRHEAHQGLVKLGNIAQLFSPELRRRTICAFGLVWFTLLAYWGSMSWIPNWLATDRGLDIVKAMNYLLVLNCGGVVGYIVFAFIADRWGRKPPAYFALAASFVAVLIFVSIKSGSTLLAFAPIYAFITYPIFGMYGGYMSELFPTEVRATAVNGIYNLARMTSFFMPYIMGAIAAATSMTVAIGFTAVLYLCSLVPLALLPETIKKVGQRAVSSGAGA from the coding sequence GTGGAAGGCGCGTACGGTCAAAGGTATATTCCTATTCCCGATGAGCATGCTCCGTTAAAAGCTATCCAGGTTGTAGTTTGGATTTTCGCGTGGATAGCCCTCATCCTGGACGTTATGGACTGGCAGCTCGTGTCAGTATCCGCCACCGCGATGATGGCCGACCTAAAGATTCCGGCGGCTTCTTTAGGGTTGGTTCTTGGGTTTCCTCTGCTGGGTGCGGGAATCGGTGGCTTGTTGTCTGGCTGGTTGTCCGACAAGTTTGGCAGGGTAAACGTGATGTTTTACTGCCTGTTATGGTATTCAATCTTCACAGTCTGTTTCGCTTTTGCAAACTCCCTAGGTATGATGCTGTTTCTAAGGCTAATGGTTGGTATCGGGTTGGGGGCCCAATGGGGTGTGGGTAATACCCTGGTTGCCGAGATTATGCCGGCTCGCCTTCGGATCATGTGTTCGGCAGTGATTCAAACGGGTTTTGCTTTTGGTCCGATGTTGGCGGCGCAGCTTGCTAAAGTGGTAATCCCCAGCTACGGCTGGAGGCCTTTGTTCTATTTCGGAGCTATTGGCGTTGTCATTGCTATTCTTGCTAAGATAGTAATTCCCGAGCCTGAAGCTTGGCTGAAGAAAAGACACGAAGCCCACCAGGGGCTGGTCAAACTTGGCAATATTGCCCAGCTCTTCTCTCCTGAACTACGCCGGCGTACCATATGTGCGTTCGGTTTAGTGTGGTTTACACTACTGGCCTACTGGGGTTCAATGAGTTGGATACCCAACTGGCTCGCCACTGACAGAGGGTTAGATATTGTTAAGGCTATGAACTACCTGTTAGTGTTGAACTGTGGCGGCGTCGTAGGTTACATCGTCTTTGCCTTTATTGCGGACAGGTGGGGACGGAAGCCGCCCGCCTATTTCGCCCTCGCAGCATCCTTCGTGGCAGTGTTGATATTTGTATCCATTAAGAGCGGCTCAACACTGCTGGCATTTGCACCGATATATGCTTTTATCACCTATCCGATATTTGGCATGTACGGCGGCTACATGTCTGAGCTCTTCCCGACTGAGGTTCGGGCTACGGCGGTGAATGGCATCTACAACTTGGCTCGGATGACGTCATTCTTTATGCCTTATATTATGGGTGCTATCGCTGCCGCCACTTCAATGACCGTGGCCATAGGATTTACGGCGGTTTTGTACCTGTGTTCGTTGGTGCCCCTTGCTCTCCTTCCAGAGACTATCAAAAAGGTGGGACAACGGGCGGTATCGTCTGGCGCAGGCGCTTAG
- a CDS encoding DUF362 domain-containing protein, with protein sequence MSYVITDECVACGVCVDECPVGAITEHEDKYIIDPELCTECGSCVDACPTGAPKLPGE encoded by the coding sequence ATGTCATACGTTATTACAGATGAGTGTGTTGCTTGTGGTGTTTGTGTGGATGAGTGTCCTGTTGGGGCTATAACAGAGCATGAAGACAAGTACATTATTGACCCCGAACTGTGTACGGAGTGTGGTTCCTGTGTCGACGCCTGTCCTACGGGAGCTCCGAAGCTTCCGGGTGAATAA
- the gltA gene encoding NADPH-dependent glutamate synthase yields MSEVRRKIIPTKHPMPHQDAKERCHNFNEVALGYDEDTAVAEAQRCIQCKNSPCMEGCPVEINIPAFIKKITERDFAGAISIIKEKNNLPAICGRVCPQENQCEKKCTVGKKHEPVAIGRLERFVADWEMAHGSRSVKKAKPNGKKVAIVGSGPSGLTAAADLALMGYKVTVFEALHMPGGVLVYGIPEFRLPKSIVAREIASIVELGVEIKTNYVVGKLGRVDELLQEGYDAVYIGTGAGLPSFMNIPGENLNGVYSANEFLTRNNLMKAYRFPEYLTPIRVGKRVAVIGGGNVAMDAARTALRLGAESYIVYRRSFEEMPARREEIEHAREEGVHFEILTSPVEIKGNEEGRVTSMVCQRYELGEPDESGRRSPIPIKGSEYEMQVDTVIMAIGQGPNPLIQQTTPNLKTNKRGNIVVDDTTGQTSIPGVFAGGDIVTGAATVILAMGAGKRAARAIHEYIQSKG; encoded by the coding sequence ATGTCAGAAGTAAGAAGAAAGATTATTCCTACCAAGCACCCTATGCCCCACCAGGATGCGAAAGAACGCTGCCACAACTTCAATGAGGTGGCACTGGGGTATGACGAAGACACTGCAGTAGCAGAAGCCCAGCGTTGTATCCAGTGTAAGAACAGTCCTTGTATGGAAGGCTGCCCGGTAGAAATCAATATTCCGGCCTTCATAAAAAAGATAACTGAGCGGGATTTCGCGGGGGCCATAAGCATCATTAAGGAGAAAAACAATCTGCCCGCCATTTGTGGAAGAGTGTGCCCTCAAGAAAACCAGTGCGAGAAAAAATGCACTGTTGGCAAGAAGCACGAACCGGTAGCCATCGGAAGATTGGAACGATTTGTGGCTGATTGGGAGATGGCGCACGGAAGCCGGTCTGTGAAGAAGGCAAAACCCAATGGCAAGAAGGTAGCTATAGTGGGATCAGGACCATCAGGACTTACGGCAGCGGCAGATCTCGCCCTTATGGGTTACAAGGTAACTGTTTTTGAAGCCTTGCATATGCCGGGAGGTGTACTTGTCTACGGGATTCCCGAGTTTCGGTTGCCCAAATCCATAGTAGCCCGGGAGATAGCCAGTATCGTCGAGCTGGGCGTGGAAATCAAAACCAACTATGTGGTAGGTAAACTAGGTAGGGTAGACGAGCTCTTGCAGGAAGGATATGATGCTGTGTACATTGGAACGGGTGCGGGTTTGCCATCCTTCATGAACATTCCAGGAGAAAACCTAAATGGAGTCTATTCGGCGAACGAATTCTTGACCCGCAACAATCTGATGAAAGCCTACAGATTCCCTGAATACCTAACTCCCATAAGAGTAGGAAAACGAGTAGCGGTTATTGGGGGAGGAAATGTAGCAATGGATGCAGCCCGTACAGCTCTTCGTTTGGGGGCGGAATCATATATTGTCTACCGTCGTTCCTTCGAAGAAATGCCTGCTCGCCGTGAAGAAATCGAACACGCCCGCGAGGAAGGAGTGCACTTTGAGATTCTCACAAGTCCTGTAGAAATTAAAGGAAATGAAGAGGGAAGGGTAACATCCATGGTATGTCAGAGATATGAACTGGGAGAGCCGGACGAGTCGGGACGGAGAAGCCCCATACCAATAAAGGGTTCGGAATACGAGATGCAAGTAGACACAGTAATAATGGCTATCGGGCAGGGCCCCAATCCCTTGATACAGCAAACAACCCCAAACCTGAAAACAAATAAGAGGGGGAATATAGTAGTTGATGACACCACGGGGCAGACTTCCATTCCAGGGGTTTTTGCAGGCGGGGACATAGTCACCGGGGCAGCTACTGTTATTTTAGCGATGGGGGCAGGGAAAAGAGCTGCTAGAGCTATACACGAGTACATTCAGAGCAAAGGATAA
- a CDS encoding thiolase family protein, which translates to MSFKKSKDDLVCVSAVRTPFGRFGGSMRDIDIYDLGAIAMKNALERIKMDPELIDEVWWGCGDTTNCKDPYTPVVARQSMLKAGIPPEKPSVTFDQACISGMDAVKYGGRSIQLGEAEIVMTGGATSFSTVPFLLRGIRWEGKRHTSFLVEDPIIPLGYKDYAPVAVDSGDVAVEYGVSREEQDEFAVASHVKYGKAYERGFFKQEMVPLELVKKDKKGNVVSKKVLEIDEQYRPDVKIEELARLKPIFGNPTVTAGNAPGMNDGACAQIFMKREKAEQLGLDVLYTVVAMSSIALQPRIMPVSPAFAIKKCLDVTGLTIDDMKFIEINEAFACVPLVATKLLSNQRFLTSDYNEMVKEASTKPILDNDDSKYQELKSKLNVNGSAIAVGHANTASGSRIMMTAAYNLKENGGGYAACAICGGLTQGAGCIIWVE; encoded by the coding sequence ATGAGTTTTAAGAAGAGCAAGGACGACCTAGTATGTGTATCAGCGGTAAGGACTCCGTTCGGTCGTTTTGGCGGGTCAATGCGAGACATCGATATCTATGACCTAGGCGCCATTGCCATGAAGAACGCCCTAGAGCGGATAAAAATGGACCCCGAGTTGATCGACGAAGTCTGGTGGGGGTGTGGCGATACCACTAACTGTAAAGACCCCTACACCCCGGTTGTTGCTCGGCAAAGCATGTTGAAAGCCGGTATTCCACCGGAAAAGCCGTCTGTAACGTTTGACCAAGCCTGCATCTCTGGGATGGATGCGGTGAAATATGGAGGCCGGAGCATACAACTGGGTGAAGCCGAGATTGTCATGACTGGTGGTGCTACTAGCTTTAGTACGGTTCCATTCCTTCTCCGCGGCATACGGTGGGAAGGAAAACGTCACACGTCATTTCTAGTGGAGGATCCCATAATTCCTCTAGGATACAAGGATTACGCTCCGGTGGCAGTTGACTCTGGGGACGTAGCTGTTGAATACGGAGTATCCAGAGAGGAACAGGATGAGTTCGCAGTGGCCAGTCACGTTAAGTACGGCAAGGCCTACGAACGGGGTTTCTTCAAGCAGGAAATGGTTCCGCTGGAATTGGTCAAGAAGGATAAGAAAGGGAATGTAGTGTCTAAAAAGGTTTTGGAGATTGACGAGCAATATCGCCCTGACGTCAAAATTGAAGAACTAGCCAGGTTAAAGCCTATATTTGGCAATCCTACGGTAACGGCGGGTAACGCCCCGGGCATGAACGACGGGGCTTGCGCACAAATCTTCATGAAGCGGGAAAAGGCCGAACAGTTAGGGCTGGACGTCCTGTATACAGTGGTAGCCATGTCGTCAATAGCGCTTCAACCCCGGATTATGCCCGTATCCCCGGCATTTGCGATCAAAAAGTGCTTGGACGTGACCGGGTTAACCATCGACGATATGAAGTTCATCGAGATTAACGAGGCCTTTGCTTGCGTTCCACTGGTGGCAACAAAACTCCTGTCCAACCAGAGGTTCCTGACTAGCGACTACAACGAGATGGTTAAGGAAGCGTCGACCAAGCCCATCCTAGATAACGACGATAGCAAGTACCAGGAATTGAAGAGCAAGCTAAATGTCAACGGCAGTGCCATTGCGGTGGGGCATGCTAATACGGCCAGTGGTTCACGCATCATGATGACTGCTGCCTATAACTTGAAGGAAAACGGGGGCGGCTACGCTGCGTGTGCAATATGCGGCGGGCTGACTCAAGGAGCAGGTTGCATAATCTGGGTTGAATAA
- a CDS encoding NAD(+)/NADH kinase: protein MQVVIVYKNDCRATLLARDLHARLSCTKGVDVTVLTSQDLPNYNYGAEVVFVLGGDGTVLRAARHFSRLSAPILGVNLGKVGFLSSVEPEEVMASLDKILRQEYVLEERLMLQAVVIKNKKALLRAVALNDVVIRSATPHIVTLNLQLNGKTLVSYRGDGVICATPTGSTGYSLSAGGPILSASVAAIVITPISPQFGSARSLVVGADSRLGFVVDSDRKTTLSIDGEETLFLASKDKILVERASEVARFVQLKPVGQLTKLWQRMGSVEETLRLVSHNQTP from the coding sequence GTGCAGGTAGTTATTGTTTACAAGAATGACTGCCGGGCTACTTTGCTGGCAAGGGACTTACATGCCCGGCTGTCCTGCACCAAAGGGGTTGATGTCACTGTTCTCACAAGCCAAGACCTGCCAAACTATAATTACGGGGCGGAAGTAGTCTTTGTGCTCGGAGGAGATGGGACTGTACTGAGGGCTGCTCGGCATTTCAGCCGGCTCAGTGCTCCTATACTGGGTGTTAATTTGGGGAAAGTCGGGTTTCTGAGCAGTGTGGAACCGGAAGAAGTCATGGCTTCCCTGGACAAAATTCTAAGGCAGGAGTATGTCCTTGAAGAAAGGCTCATGCTGCAAGCCGTGGTTATTAAAAACAAAAAAGCACTATTAAGGGCGGTAGCCCTCAACGACGTGGTCATCAGGTCTGCTACGCCGCATATCGTTACTCTAAACTTGCAGCTCAATGGTAAGACTCTCGTTAGTTACCGAGGCGACGGAGTTATTTGTGCAACTCCTACGGGGTCTACTGGGTATTCGTTGTCGGCAGGGGGGCCAATCTTAAGTGCATCCGTGGCAGCGATTGTAATTACACCTATCAGCCCCCAATTTGGCAGTGCTAGGTCCCTCGTGGTCGGCGCCGATTCGCGCCTCGGGTTTGTAGTTGACTCTGACCGGAAGACCACCCTTTCTATCGATGGGGAAGAAACCTTGTTTCTTGCTAGCAAGGACAAGATTCTGGTTGAGCGAGCCAGTGAGGTGGCCCGCTTCGTCCAACTCAAACCGGTTGGCCAGCTTACAAAACTATGGCAGCGTATGGGTAGTGTAGAAGAAACCCTCCGGTTAGTGTCTCATAATCAAACACCCTGA
- a CDS encoding 4Fe-4S dicluster domain-containing protein: protein MERVLVAPNPAKKEFIRRIERESGTEVSLCYQCGKCAAGCPVAFAMDYTPRQVIRLLQLELVDEALKAESIWICATCETCTARCPRGVDIASLMDAMRREALAQGVVTDKKVASFNQAFLNLVEKYGRVHEVELTLQFNLKTGQLFKDMDLGLPMFTRGKVHLLPAAVKGRQEVKNIFERVRQMGGDRS, encoded by the coding sequence ATGGAGAGGGTCTTGGTGGCTCCCAATCCCGCCAAAAAGGAATTTATCCGGCGTATCGAGCGGGAGAGCGGTACCGAGGTCAGTCTCTGCTACCAGTGCGGCAAGTGCGCGGCCGGTTGCCCTGTGGCTTTTGCTATGGACTATACGCCCCGGCAAGTTATAAGACTCTTGCAGCTTGAGTTGGTAGATGAGGCTCTGAAGGCCGAAAGCATATGGATATGCGCGACCTGCGAAACCTGCACTGCCCGGTGCCCGCGCGGGGTGGATATAGCATCTCTAATGGACGCTATGCGCCGGGAGGCTTTAGCTCAGGGGGTTGTCACCGACAAAAAGGTAGCATCCTTTAACCAGGCATTCCTGAATCTGGTTGAGAAGTACGGAAGAGTTCACGAGGTAGAGCTGACTTTGCAGTTCAACCTGAAGACCGGTCAGCTTTTCAAGGACATGGATTTAGGCCTGCCCATGTTTACAAGGGGTAAGGTACACCTCCTGCCGGCTGCGGTAAAAGGAAGGCAGGAAGTGAAGAACATATTTGAACGGGTAAGGCAGATGGGGGGTGACCGGAGTTGA
- a CDS encoding sigma-54-dependent Fis family transcriptional regulator, translating into MHGDKKEMIRIWKVLREKGECEGIIVSQEIRDSWARSRAYGVDPFKRKNHHVLSAEELEKRRIKNRALLEEATVSMQNLFKFTEGSGFAFTLADGDGYLLKRIGDKWELEFTAGANFSEGANWSEQVMGTNAVGLALALGKPVQVFGYEHYCLCATITTCSASPIFDSDGNVIGVLDITGPFELVNRHTLGMAVAAARSIERQLALYQACQESEMANMYKSIIMDSMSDGVITLDREGKVTHMNGLAARMLGLDPRTALGKRLCSLVPSGNRLFLAKLADNKKLCSEPLILRKTDETVKLAVSSTPLVNRDDKVLGKVVILQAMQQYRRLIKRVAGARAKITFDDIVGSSSNFKSAVRQAERAATSDSHVLLLGESGTGKDLLAQAIHNASSRAGEPFFAINCAALPRELISSELFGYEEGAFTGARKGGNPGKFELADQGTIFLDEIGEMALDLQASLLRVLEEGNVVRLGGTEVIPVNVRVIAATNKNLMDEVRKGRFRLDLYYRLGVIVIQIPPLRERKGDIPELVEHFMKTIGPRMGKKVAGIEDRAMDVLLGYDWPGNVRELSNVIERAISMMLGEVITVDVLPFDIIQSQEGYIPVWEKTPSRDNVEEQLIRNYLRKFKDNKSRVAKELGISRSSLYRKMQKYSIV; encoded by the coding sequence ATGCACGGGGACAAAAAGGAAATGATTCGTATCTGGAAGGTGTTGCGGGAAAAGGGGGAGTGTGAGGGAATTATAGTATCCCAGGAGATACGGGATTCCTGGGCCAGGAGCCGGGCTTATGGGGTAGACCCGTTTAAACGCAAGAATCATCATGTCCTTAGTGCAGAAGAGTTGGAGAAAAGGCGCATAAAAAACCGGGCACTACTCGAAGAGGCTACGGTGAGCATGCAGAACCTGTTCAAGTTCACTGAAGGTTCAGGGTTTGCTTTTACACTGGCGGATGGAGACGGGTACCTCCTCAAAAGGATAGGCGACAAGTGGGAACTGGAATTCACAGCCGGGGCCAACTTTAGCGAAGGAGCGAACTGGTCGGAGCAAGTCATGGGTACTAATGCAGTGGGGTTGGCACTGGCCCTGGGCAAACCGGTGCAGGTATTCGGCTACGAACATTACTGCCTGTGTGCGACCATAACTACCTGTTCGGCCTCGCCCATATTTGACAGTGATGGTAACGTTATCGGGGTGCTTGACATCACGGGTCCGTTTGAGCTTGTCAACCGTCATACATTGGGAATGGCTGTAGCCGCAGCGAGGTCTATAGAGAGGCAGCTTGCCTTGTACCAGGCTTGCCAGGAGAGTGAGATGGCCAACATGTACAAAAGCATTATCATGGACTCTATGTCGGACGGAGTTATAACCTTGGACCGAGAGGGAAAAGTAACGCATATGAATGGCCTGGCAGCCCGAATGTTGGGCCTCGATCCCCGGACGGCACTGGGTAAGAGGTTGTGCTCTCTAGTTCCATCAGGAAACAGGCTGTTCTTAGCCAAGTTGGCCGATAACAAAAAACTGTGCAGCGAACCGTTGATTCTGCGAAAAACGGATGAAACGGTTAAGCTGGCGGTCAGTTCTACCCCCTTGGTGAATCGCGATGACAAGGTACTTGGTAAGGTGGTTATTCTTCAAGCCATGCAGCAGTACAGGCGACTGATAAAACGGGTAGCAGGAGCACGGGCGAAGATCACGTTTGATGACATCGTTGGGAGCAGTAGCAATTTCAAAAGTGCGGTAAGGCAGGCAGAAAGGGCGGCTACTTCTGATTCACATGTGTTGCTATTAGGAGAAAGCGGAACGGGGAAGGATCTGCTTGCCCAAGCCATTCACAATGCGAGTAGCCGAGCGGGTGAGCCCTTTTTTGCTATAAATTGTGCTGCTCTACCCAGAGAACTTATTAGCAGTGAATTGTTTGGATATGAAGAAGGCGCCTTTACGGGAGCTCGCAAAGGAGGCAACCCAGGCAAATTTGAACTCGCAGACCAGGGTACGATCTTTTTGGATGAAATTGGAGAAATGGCGCTAGATCTTCAGGCATCGTTGCTACGGGTGCTGGAGGAAGGTAACGTTGTCCGATTGGGGGGAACGGAGGTAATTCCTGTTAACGTGCGGGTAATTGCAGCCACTAATAAAAATCTCATGGATGAGGTAAGGAAAGGCCGCTTTCGACTGGATCTTTACTATCGCCTTGGCGTAATTGTTATACAGATACCTCCGTTGAGAGAAAGAAAAGGAGATATCCCGGAACTTGTCGAGCATTTTATGAAGACCATAGGTCCGAGGATGGGAAAGAAAGTTGCCGGAATTGAGGACAGAGCTATGGATGTGCTTCTAGGGTATGATTGGCCTGGTAACGTCAGGGAACTGAGCAATGTAATAGAACGGGCAATTAGTATGATGCTTGGAGAGGTAATAACAGTAGATGTTCTGCCCTTCGATATAATCCAAAGCCAAGAAGGGTATATTCCTGTATGGGAAAAGACGCCTTCCCGGGATAACGTAGAAGAGCAACTCATAAGAAACTACCTGCGGAAGTTTAAAGATAATAAGAGTCGTGTCGCCAAAGAACTTGGGATATCGAGGAGTAGCCTGTATCGAAAAATGCAAAAGTACAGTATTGTATGA